The Desulfovibrio piger DNA segment ATGGACTACATGAGCCACGCCCTCAGCGAATGGAACCGCATCAAGGCCGCCCAGAAGAAGCAGGGGCGCAGCGTGCCCTTCACCAACGAGTACGATGCCACCGTCAAGCCCAGCGACCTGCCCATCCACTACGCCTATATGGGCAAGCTGCGTCCGGCCGTGCCTTCCAGCCAGGAACTGGACGTGGCCCGCTACTGCTACAATGCCGGCAACGTGAACATGTACCAGGCCGTGCAGATCTCCCGCTATTACGGCGTGAAGCGCATCCCGGCCGTCATCGCCGACGGCAAGGTGCTGGCCTCGCCTTCAGCCTCGGACATCGTGTCCGCCCTGCGCTAGGCACGCTCTCACCGCATTTTGCAAGGACGGGTCCGCAAGCCGGGCCCGTCCTTTTTTGTTGCCCGTTGCCGGACGAAAAGCGGGCCCTGCCACCACACGGCCCCGCGCGATGCCGCGGTGCGGGCTGTGCCGCGTATACGGTTGAGCCGCAGCGCGCCCGCCGCCTCCGTGACGTGGGCAGACGGCAGGCCCTCCCGGAGCTGTCTGCCGGCCCTGTGCGAAAAAAGCCCGCGCCCCGCCGGTGGACGAAAACGGATTTCATTGCACATCGGGCGGAACTTGGTTAGCACGGAACCACGCCTTCGTTCACACGAGGGCATGGAGTTCCCGTATGCCCAAAAAAGTTTTTGCCCCCGGCAACCGCTGGCTGGTTGCCTATCTTGCCTTCCTGAGCGCCTTCGCGCCCCTTTCCACCGACATGTACCTGCCGGCCCTGCCGCACATGACGCAGGCCCTGCAGACCACGGACGCCCTCTCCAGCCTGAGCATCTCCTGCTTTTTGCTGCTCTTCGGGGCCTCCATGCTCTTCTGGGGCCCGCTCAGCGACAAATACGGCCGCAAGCCCGTGCTTTACACGGGCGCCCTGCTCTATGTGGTCTCCAGCCTGTTCCTGGCCCTGGCCCAGTCCATCTGGCCCCTGCTGTTCTGGCGCGCCGTGCAGGCCATCGGCAGCGGCGGCATCAGCGCCATGGCCCTGGCCATCGTCAAGGACGTGCTGCGCGGCCGGGCCATGGAAAAAGTCATCACCTGGATCCAGACCATCACCATCCTGGCGCCCATGCTGGCCCCGGTCATCGGCGGGGCCCTGCTGGCCGTCACCGACTGGCGCGGCATCTTCGCCTGCCTGCTGCTCTGCGGCCTGCTGGCCGGTGCCGGGACACTGCTGCTGCGCGAGACCATGACACACCCGGTGCAGGGCAATGCCTTCCGCACGCTGGGCCGTCTGCTGGTGGTGCTGCGCCACCGGGGATTCCGCTGCCTGCTGCTGCTTTTTTCCGCCACCAGCATGCCCTTCATGGCCTATCTGGCCCTTTCCTCCTATATCTTCCAGGGCCTGTTCGGGCTCTCGCCCCAGGCCTACAGCCTGTTCTTCGCCTTCAATGCGGGCATGAGCATGCTGGGCCCGCTGGCGCATGAGCGTTTTTTCCGCACCGCGCCCCGGCGCCTCTTCTTCTCGGCCTATCTGGGCATCGTCGTGGTGGCCGGGCTGGGCCTGCTGCTGGTGGGGGATCGGGGCCCCTTCATCTTCGCCCTGCTCTGCGCGCCCATCAGTTTTTGCGGCAGCGCCCTGCGCCCCCCGGCCACGGTGCTCATGCTCAACCAGATGCGCAGCGATACCGGCAGCCTGACGGCCCTCATCAACAGCGGCGGCCTGCTGTTCGGCAGCCTGTCCATGCTGCTCTGCGCCCTGCCCGTCTGGCCCGGCCCCGTGGCGGCCCAGGCCCTCATGGCCATTCTGGTGGGTCTGGCCTGCCTGCTGGGCTGGCTGTGGCTGGACAGCCACAAGGTCTACGAAGGCTGATCGCCGCGCTCTTTCCCGGGACATCCCAAAAATCTCGACAGGGGATCTTCCCGCACCTGCCGCGGCAGTCCTTCGGGGCTGCCGTGACACTTTTTGTCCCATGGCGACGCGTCCTGTTCTCCATGCTGGCAACATCGTTGCCAGTCCGGGGCTGTCGTCGCCTGCTCCTGCCGGGCCCGATCGCCTTTG contains these protein-coding regions:
- a CDS encoding MFS transporter gives rise to the protein MPKKVFAPGNRWLVAYLAFLSAFAPLSTDMYLPALPHMTQALQTTDALSSLSISCFLLLFGASMLFWGPLSDKYGRKPVLYTGALLYVVSSLFLALAQSIWPLLFWRAVQAIGSGGISAMALAIVKDVLRGRAMEKVITWIQTITILAPMLAPVIGGALLAVTDWRGIFACLLLCGLLAGAGTLLLRETMTHPVQGNAFRTLGRLLVVLRHRGFRCLLLLFSATSMPFMAYLALSSYIFQGLFGLSPQAYSLFFAFNAGMSMLGPLAHERFFRTAPRRLFFSAYLGIVVVAGLGLLLVGDRGPFIFALLCAPISFCGSALRPPATVLMLNQMRSDTGSLTALINSGGLLFGSLSMLLCALPVWPGPVAAQALMAILVGLACLLGWLWLDSHKVYEG